In the genome of Cryptomeria japonica chromosome 8, Sugi_1.0, whole genome shotgun sequence, one region contains:
- the LOC131041645 gene encoding E3 ubiquitin-protein ligase ATL6: MSVRMVYAKMENLVALSPADDGNFSLAYNLSSVVRLASDNSNSTDYGYYRVRFNPAVAIVILAIFCLVFFIGFCCTCACRRSLGGDGSRAFRRAMGNDNVRTAATRGLERSVIESFPVFSYDLVKGLKAQAKGSECPVCLSDFEDDEMVRLLPKCNHAFHPDCIDMWLCSHTTCPVCRTSLVPTDEPNPSGNPIGVVEEQAIDNGAVRIDISNDEATNEAPETSHGPVEHSLVRVRKESEKGPEWYIATAEGLKPGLHRNCSFVEIDLADGASTSRAAPSCSKPDGSINDTGSRSNSERRGSIPGSFLRTFSERSALQADEQGGNEQPDRRAYLKRTLSWLTGRDRGRDRDESQRGSRSGSSRHVNRSSLNVEL, from the coding sequence ATGAGCGTACGAATGGTTTATGCGAAAATGGAGAATCTTGTTGCATTGTCTCCGGCGGACGATGGAAATTTTTCCTTAGCTTACAATCTGAGTTCCGTAGTGCGTTTAGCAAGTGACAACAGCAACAGCACTGATTACGGCTATTACAGGGTTCGCTTCAATCCTGCTGTAGCGATCGTTATTCTGGCTATATTCTGTCTCGTTTTCTTCATCGGCTTTTGCTGCACCTGCGCCTGCCGCCGATCGCTCGGCGGAGACGGCAGTAGAGCTTTCAGACGAGCGATGGGCAACGATAATGTGAGGACTGCGGCAACTCGGGGCCTGGAGCGTAGTGTCATTGAGAGCTTTCCAGTATTCAGCTACGATTTGGTGAAAGGGCTAAAAGCTCAGGCCAAGGGATCGGAGTGCCCGGTCTGCCTCAGTGACTTTGAGGACGACGAAATGGTGCGCTTGCTTCCCAAGTGCAACCACGCATTTCATCCAGACTGCATCGATATGTGGCTCTGCTCTCACACCACATGTCCAGTCTGCCGTACGAGCCTTGTGCCCACAGACGAGCCCAACCCCTCAGGAAACCCAATCGGTGTTGTCGAGGAGCAGGCGATAGACAACGGAGCCGTCCGCATCGATATTTCCAATGACGAAGCAACGAATGAAGCTCCGGAGACGAGCCACGGTCCAGTGGAGCACTCGCTTGTAAGGGTGCGCAAGGAGTCGGAGAAGGGCCCCGAGTGGTACATCGCCACCGCGGAGGGGCTTAAGCCTGGGTTGCACAGGAACTGCAGCTTCGTCGAAATAGATCTTGCGGACGGGGCATCCACTTCTAGGGCAGCGCCCTCGTGCTCTAAGCCTGACGGTTCTATTAACGACACAGGGAGCAGATCGAACTCGGAAAGACGGGGGAGCATTCCAGGCTCGTTTTTAAGAACGTTTTCTGAGCGCTCTGCCCTTCAGGCCGACGAGCAAGGTGGGAATGAGCAGCCGGATCGCAGAGCTTACTTGAAGAGGACGCTGAGTTGGTTGACAGGAAGAGACAGGGGGCGAGATAGAGATGAGTCTCAGAGGGGATCGAGATCGGGATCTTCCAGGCATGTCAATCGAAGTTCTCTGAACGTTGAGCTGTAA